The Pseudomonas sp. TH06 genome has a window encoding:
- a CDS encoding ribonucleotide-diphosphate reductase subunit beta → MLSWDEFDKEDSEVATVKGANAGHATEANMDRLDNAGGAAALEARAVTAADSAAVARAKAALNSLDVAEGLAELEGASARVAVDEKRMINCRADLNQLVPFKYDWAWQKYLDGCANHWMPQEVNMTADIALWKDAEGLTDDERRIVMRNLGFFSTADSLVANNLVLAVYRLITNPECRQYILRQAFEEAIHTHAYQYCIESLAMDEGEIFNMYHEIPSVAKKAAWGLKYTRSISDPKFETGTPDTDKELLRNLIAYYCVLEGIFFYCGFTQILSMGRRNKMTGVAEQFQYILRDESMHLNFGIDVINQIKIENPHLWDAEMKEEATQMILQGTQLEIEYARDTMPRGVLGMNAAMMEDYLKFIANRRLSQIGLKEEYPGTTNPFPWMSEIMDLKKEKNFFETRVIEYQTGGALSWD, encoded by the coding sequence ATGCTGAGCTGGGACGAATTCGACAAAGAAGACAGTGAAGTAGCAACCGTGAAAGGCGCCAACGCCGGCCACGCTACTGAAGCCAACATGGACCGCCTCGACAACGCCGGCGGTGCCGCGGCACTCGAAGCCCGCGCCGTCACCGCCGCCGACTCGGCCGCCGTGGCCCGCGCCAAGGCTGCACTGAACTCCCTCGACGTCGCCGAAGGCCTCGCCGAACTCGAAGGCGCCTCCGCCCGTGTCGCCGTTGACGAAAAGCGCATGATCAACTGCCGCGCCGACCTCAACCAACTCGTGCCATTCAAGTACGACTGGGCCTGGCAGAAGTATCTGGACGGTTGCGCAAACCACTGGATGCCGCAAGAAGTCAACATGACCGCCGACATCGCCCTCTGGAAAGACGCGGAAGGCCTGACCGACGACGAGCGCCGCATCGTCATGCGCAACCTCGGCTTCTTCTCCACCGCCGACTCCCTGGTTGCCAACAACCTGGTCCTGGCCGTGTACCGCCTGATCACCAACCCGGAATGCCGCCAGTACATCCTGCGCCAGGCGTTCGAAGAGGCGATCCACACCCACGCCTACCAGTACTGCATCGAATCGCTGGCCATGGATGAAGGCGAAATCTTCAACATGTACCACGAGATCCCATCGGTCGCGAAAAAAGCAGCCTGGGGCCTGAAATACACCCGTTCGATCTCCGATCCGAAGTTCGAAACCGGCACCCCGGACACCGACAAAGAACTGCTGCGCAACCTGATCGCTTACTACTGCGTTCTGGAAGGCATCTTCTTCTACTGCGGCTTCACCCAGATCCTCTCCATGGGCCGCCGCAACAAAATGACCGGCGTCGCCGAGCAGTTCCAATACATCCTGCGCGACGAATCCATGCACCTGAACTTCGGCATCGACGTGATCAACCAGATCAAAATCGAAAACCCACACCTGTGGGATGCCGAAATGAAGGAAGAAGCGACCCAGATGATTCTGCAGGGTACGCAGCTGGAGATTGAATACGCCCGTGACACCATGCCTCGCGGGGTGTTGGGTATGAATGCGGCGATGATGGAGGACTACCTGAAGTTCATCGCTAACCGTCGTTTGTCGCAGATTGGTTTGAAAGAAGAGTATCCAGGGACGACTAACCCGTTCCCTTGGATGAGCGAGATTATGGACTTGAAGAAAGAGAAGAATTTCTTTGAGACTCGCGTGATCGAGTATCAGACTGGTGGGGCGTTGAGCTGGGATTGA
- a CDS encoding ABC transporter substrate-binding protein, with product MKKLVLLGALALSSVLSLNSFADEKPLKIGIEAAYPPFASKAPDGSIVGFDYDIGNALCEQMQVKCVWVEQEFDGLIPALKVRKIDAILSSMSITEDRKKSVDFTNKYYNTPARLVMKAGTQVSENLAELKGKNIGVQRGSIHERFAREVLAPLGAEIKPYGSQNEIYLDVAAGRLDGTVADATLLQDGFLNTDSGKGFAFVGPQFTDVKYFGDGVGIAVRKGDALKDKINAAIAAIRENGKYKAIQDKYFAFDIYGK from the coding sequence ATGAAGAAACTTGTGCTGCTTGGCGCCCTGGCACTGTCCTCCGTGCTGTCGCTGAATTCCTTCGCTGATGAAAAACCTCTGAAGATCGGTATCGAAGCGGCTTACCCTCCGTTCGCCTCGAAAGCACCGGATGGCAGCATCGTCGGTTTCGACTATGACATCGGCAACGCCCTGTGCGAGCAGATGCAGGTCAAGTGCGTGTGGGTCGAGCAAGAGTTCGACGGTCTGATCCCGGCACTGAAAGTGCGCAAGATCGACGCGATCCTGTCGTCCATGTCGATCACTGAAGATCGCAAGAAGTCTGTCGACTTCACCAACAAGTACTACAACACCCCCGCGCGTCTGGTCATGAAGGCCGGCACTCAGGTCAGCGAAAACCTGGCTGAGCTGAAGGGCAAGAACATCGGCGTACAACGTGGTTCGATCCACGAACGTTTCGCCCGCGAAGTCCTGGCCCCGCTGGGTGCCGAGATCAAGCCATACGGCTCGCAGAACGAAATCTACCTCGACGTGGCCGCTGGTCGCCTCGACGGTACCGTGGCTGACGCCACCCTGCTGCAAGACGGCTTCCTGAACACCGATTCCGGCAAAGGCTTCGCCTTCGTGGGTCCACAGTTCACCGACGTCAAATACTTCGGCGACGGCGTAGGCATTGCTGTGCGTAAGGGCGACGCCCTGAAAGACAAGATCAACGCAGCCATCGCGGCCATCCGCGAAAACGGCAAATACAAAGCAATCCAGGACAAATACTTCGCCTTCGATATCTACGGCAAGTAA
- a CDS encoding DUF2790 domain-containing protein: protein MKALLVLALSSLCATAMADEVPTDVAQQQPVIEEYTYSTHLDIANVVSMSEIPNVCEVVPAKMEYDDSKGQRHILRYSVMGNGCTN from the coding sequence ATGAAAGCTTTATTGGTTCTGGCCCTCAGCAGTCTGTGCGCAACCGCCATGGCAGACGAGGTCCCGACTGATGTCGCACAGCAACAACCGGTGATCGAGGAATACACATACTCCACCCACCTGGACATCGCCAACGTTGTATCGATGAGTGAAATTCCGAACGTCTGCGAAGTAGTACCGGCAAAAATGGAGTACGACGACTCCAAGGGTCAGCGCCACATCCTGCGTTACAGCGTCATGGGTAACGGCTGCACCAATTGA
- a CDS encoding HNH endonuclease, which translates to MDTEKENSGWTDEELEASVDGYLDIQARYPNDQKFNKSLEHRRLLNGVLAGRNTKSIDYRLQNITALFEDLGLKTISSYKPKVNLGSGITARLIKILGSKGLITLDSGTPSTQEESSLRNVQRQRDFVSEPEGVQIPQQIVRTTKTYARISKVKDWILFNAKGVCEGCGEPGPFEMNGEPYLEVHHVKHLADNGTDFKTNTVALCPNCHRRCHHSDDREDFTAWLYDNVGRLEKE; encoded by the coding sequence ATGGATACGGAAAAGGAAAACAGTGGCTGGACGGATGAGGAGCTTGAAGCTTCGGTTGATGGCTATCTCGATATTCAGGCTCGCTACCCAAATGATCAAAAATTTAATAAGTCCTTGGAGCACAGGCGTCTGCTGAACGGCGTGCTCGCCGGGCGAAACACCAAGTCGATTGACTATCGACTGCAGAACATTACCGCTCTGTTCGAAGATCTTGGGCTGAAAACGATCTCTAGCTACAAACCAAAGGTGAATCTCGGTTCAGGGATCACTGCGCGCCTGATCAAAATCCTAGGATCGAAAGGCCTCATTACACTGGATTCCGGTACACCTTCCACGCAAGAAGAATCATCACTTCGAAATGTACAACGACAACGTGATTTCGTGAGTGAGCCAGAGGGTGTGCAGATACCTCAGCAAATCGTCAGGACAACCAAAACCTACGCCCGCATATCCAAAGTCAAAGATTGGATTCTGTTCAACGCCAAGGGTGTCTGTGAGGGATGTGGAGAACCAGGTCCGTTTGAAATGAATGGAGAACCTTACCTTGAGGTTCACCACGTAAAGCATTTGGCGGACAACGGGACGGACTTTAAAACCAACACCGTAGCGCTGTGCCCGAACTGTCATCGACGCTGCCACCATTCTGACGACAGAGAGGATTTCACTGCTTGGCTGTATGACAACGTTGGAAGACTCGAAAAGGAATAA
- a CDS encoding sulfite exporter TauE/SafE family protein encodes MFYLLLTLFGCLTGITAVLFGFGGGFVVVPLLYRMLTASHGADDPIGQSAMHIAVATSTCVMIVNALIATDKHRRAGNLIRHYLWPLGGFIALGAVIGAIAAVWVSGEVIRYAFIAYLGVTIIDCLIRRGFLTHTEGVIPRRLGNTETSGGGVGIGAIATFLGVGGSVMTVPLLRRCGLSMSQATSMANPLSVPVALAGTLTYMALAGFSETDLGPWFVGYVDLLAFAVLTLGSLLGIRLATPWIGRIPDRVHARVYIGLLLMVMISMCLS; translated from the coding sequence ATGTTCTACCTTCTACTGACACTCTTTGGCTGCCTGACCGGCATCACCGCTGTGCTCTTTGGCTTCGGCGGCGGCTTCGTCGTCGTACCTCTGCTCTATCGCATGCTCACCGCCAGCCACGGCGCCGACGACCCCATCGGCCAATCGGCCATGCACATCGCCGTCGCCACCTCGACCTGCGTGATGATCGTCAACGCCCTGATCGCCACCGACAAACACCGCCGCGCCGGCAACCTGATTCGCCATTACCTGTGGCCGCTCGGCGGCTTCATCGCCCTTGGCGCGGTTATCGGCGCGATCGCGGCGGTGTGGGTCAGCGGTGAAGTCATTCGTTACGCCTTCATCGCCTACCTCGGCGTCACCATCATCGATTGCTTGATCAGACGCGGATTTCTCACACACACGGAAGGCGTCATCCCGCGCCGACTGGGCAATACAGAAACGTCCGGCGGCGGTGTAGGAATCGGCGCCATCGCTACCTTTCTCGGTGTAGGAGGAAGCGTCATGACCGTGCCGCTGTTGCGTCGTTGCGGGCTGAGCATGTCCCAGGCGACGTCCATGGCCAATCCGCTGAGCGTGCCGGTGGCACTGGCGGGCACCCTGACGTATATGGCGCTGGCCGGTTTCAGCGAGACAGACTTGGGGCCATGGTTTGTCGGGTATGTGGATCTGCTGGCGTTTGCGGTGCTGACGCTCGGATCGTTGCTGGGGATTCGACTGGCTACACCGTGGATCGGGCGGATACCGGATAGGGTGCATGCGCGGGTGTATATCGGACTGCTGCTGATGGTGATGATCAGCATGTGCTTGAGCTGA
- the acs gene encoding acetate--CoA ligase, whose amino-acid sequence MSAASLYPVRPEVLANTLTDEATYKAMYQQSVVNPDGFWREQAKRLDWIKPFTTVKQTSFDDHHVDIKWFADGTLNVSYNCLDRHLAERGDQVAIIWEGDDPSESRNITYRELHEQVCKLANALRGQDVHRGDVVTIYMPMIPEAVVAMLACTRIGAIHSVVFGGFSPEALAGRIIDCRSKVVITADEGIRAGKKISLKANVDDALTNPETSSIQKVIVCKRTGGDIKWNQHRDIWYEDLMKVAGTVCAPKEMGAEEALFILYTSGSTGKPKGVQHTTGGYLLYAAMTHERVFDYRPGEVYWCTADVGWVTGHSYIVYGPLANGATTLLFEGVPNYPDITRVAKIVDKHKVNILYTAPTAIRAMMASGQAAVEGADGSSLRLLGSVGEPINPEAWDWYYKNVGKSRCPIVDTWWQTETGGNMMSPLPGAHALKPGSAARPFFGVVPALVDNLGNIIEGEAEGNLVILDSWPGQARTLYGDHDRFVDTYFKTFRGMYFTGDGARRDADGYYWITGRVDDVLNVSGHRMGTAEIESAMVAHPKVAEAAVVGVPHDIKGQGIYVYVTLKNGEEPSEQLRLELKNWVRKEIGPIASPDVIQWAPGLPKTRSGKIMRRILRKIATAEYDGLGDISTLADPGVVQHLIDTHKTMNVA is encoded by the coding sequence ATGAGTGCGGCTTCTCTGTATCCCGTTCGTCCCGAGGTTCTGGCTAACACGCTGACTGACGAGGCGACCTACAAAGCCATGTACCAGCAGTCGGTCGTCAACCCTGACGGTTTCTGGCGCGAGCAAGCCAAGCGTCTCGACTGGATCAAACCTTTCACCACGGTGAAACAGACTTCGTTCGACGATCACCATGTCGACATCAAGTGGTTTGCCGACGGCACCCTGAACGTTTCCTACAACTGCCTCGACCGGCATCTGGCCGAGCGCGGCGATCAAGTCGCAATCATCTGGGAAGGTGACGATCCTTCCGAGAGCCGTAACATCACTTACCGCGAACTGCACGAGCAAGTGTGCAAACTGGCCAACGCCCTGCGTGGTCAGGACGTACACCGTGGCGACGTGGTGACCATTTATATGCCGATGATTCCCGAAGCCGTGGTCGCCATGCTGGCCTGCACCCGGATCGGCGCGATTCACTCGGTGGTGTTCGGCGGTTTCTCGCCGGAAGCCCTGGCCGGTCGCATCATCGATTGCCGCTCGAAAGTGGTGATCACCGCTGACGAAGGCATCCGCGCCGGCAAGAAGATTTCCCTCAAGGCCAACGTCGACGACGCACTGACCAACCCGGAAACCAGCAGCATCCAGAAAGTCATCGTCTGCAAGCGCACTGGCGGCGACATCAAGTGGAACCAGCATCGCGACATCTGGTACGAAGACCTGATGAAAGTGGCGGGCACCGTCTGCGCGCCAAAAGAGATGGGCGCGGAAGAAGCGCTGTTCATCCTTTATACCTCCGGCTCGACCGGCAAGCCGAAGGGCGTGCAGCACACCACTGGCGGTTACTTGCTGTACGCGGCGATGACCCACGAGCGCGTGTTCGACTACCGCCCGGGCGAAGTCTACTGGTGCACCGCTGACGTCGGCTGGGTCACCGGCCACAGTTATATCGTCTACGGCCCGCTGGCCAATGGCGCGACCACGCTGCTGTTCGAAGGCGTGCCGAACTATCCGGACATCACCCGGGTGGCGAAGATCGTCGACAAGCACAAGGTCAACATCCTCTACACCGCACCGACCGCGATCCGCGCAATGATGGCCTCGGGTCAGGCCGCTGTTGAAGGCGCTGACGGCAGCAGCTTGCGTCTGCTCGGTTCGGTGGGCGAGCCGATCAACCCCGAAGCGTGGGACTGGTACTACAAGAATGTCGGCAAGTCGCGTTGCCCGATCGTTGATACCTGGTGGCAGACCGAAACCGGCGGCAACATGATGAGTCCGCTGCCGGGTGCCCATGCGCTGAAGCCGGGTTCGGCGGCGCGTCCGTTCTTCGGTGTGGTGCCGGCGCTGGTCGACAACCTCGGTAACATCATCGAGGGCGAGGCTGAGGGCAATCTGGTGATTCTCGATTCGTGGCCAGGTCAGGCGCGCACGCTGTATGGCGACCATGACCGCTTTGTCGATACCTACTTCAAGACCTTCCGTGGCATGTATTTCACCGGTGACGGCGCGCGTCGTGATGCTGATGGTTACTACTGGATCACTGGGCGTGTCGATGACGTACTCAACGTGTCCGGCCACCGTATGGGCACGGCCGAGATCGAGAGTGCGATGGTTGCTCACCCTAAAGTCGCTGAGGCGGCGGTGGTCGGGGTGCCGCATGACATCAAGGGGCAGGGCATTTATGTCTACGTCACCCTGAAGAATGGCGAAGAGCCGAGCGAGCAACTGCGTCTGGAGCTGAAAAACTGGGTGCGTAAAGAGATCGGGCCGATTGCTTCGCCTGACGTGATCCAGTGGGCGCCGGGGCTGCCGAAGACTCGCTCGGGCAAGATCATGCGGCGCATTCTGCGCAAGATTGCTACGGCGGAATACGACGGGTTGGGGGATATCTCGACCTTGGCGGATCCGGGTGTGGTGCAGCATTTGATTGATACGCACAAGACCATGAATGTTGCTTAA
- a CDS encoding AAA domain-containing protein, producing the protein MAELLKLAKKKSFLKNYNLNSGTIQKANKQKGIPKIKDGTDNDGNYVIIKIWERDKSSDDSDLREIWRNELRQLHRLAGFPGASDYISEPKETYEDENGFYIVISPGQKSFLATHFNETSKTTPNEQERVTFWSNIKRAALGINILHSQGMLHRKVDDWAILTEGHLDQDDFELTGFEWSMRLSSKLSQTNESGASYSFIDDWKGLGNIAAKALNIDIKKLTSRNTPHSEVSSTLITEEVLLIRELLQIKPSPKISHEDIDKSIGEIEGKLLARQNSGNQRLKLAFSIGENGKLSNQINKISGGIIEIESTDEQLLFLKNDLTSPKLIINENNNIFIIGEQLTYFLKDYTSPSDKSKSNWSIAYCEKIDSQRPIIRENTLTIPLGSNNLDFLSLTRAHKEYSKPRSRIHTWRALIKKTPSRNKKTEKTNHIQEFWLIQIIEYLFSLVDFHPIEISDQKQTDNGTNLITITSRIDDRQESILKLLGIKDLAIARLANELNSEERKTNSNWRITDSFYLGKNRQSDTQWHYTGELKNNVFTLTGDSEISKEGDYYLVPSDQKGTYAQFLRRAKALKALAEHNELLEMLINPRAKIKNSHDDITEDPHYEHLDKSKQETLKKLISTIPLFLVQGPPGVGKTKLIKELVRRRYTEEPTDRYLLTAQSNSATDHLFEQVTEIFNSTEAKPLTIRCGKNDSDEGTPDLRKQSAKIINNIRSSNIFRTASLHIQEKINTLHSHYTPSPGKPNILSKSTSSTRTFEGLLLRSANFIFATTNSPELERVIEERGQFDWTIVEEAGKATGGELISPLLLSYRRLMIGDHKQLPPFNSDKVKEALLSSDSLREALFLSRSVISSELLDNTANDLFNIPETTEELDITPGENTTEDNFAETCRKSISKLFLFEQLIEDELDFQQLHPKSKVIASPLNIQHRMHPDIANIVSKCFYDGELETSEERIEYCNKNNSSVVLNPLPVFFQPAIIWIDMPWIQNTLGMQTGEEMPRYTNKDEIDAIEIIINNLQRTQDTKSSLAILSPYRRQVKKIKEHLESKVELMSHLEDTFSIQADSAPCHTVDSFQGNEADTVIISLVRNNNAPNIKSSLGFLTDARRTNVLLSRARSKLIIIGSLDFLESNFSQARNEDDKEKIEPIKKLVNLIRASDNKTSAIINYKTIRGWSK; encoded by the coding sequence GTGGCCGAATTATTAAAGTTAGCAAAAAAAAAATCATTCCTAAAAAATTACAACTTAAATAGCGGAACTATTCAGAAGGCTAATAAACAAAAAGGAATACCAAAAATAAAGGATGGAACAGACAACGATGGAAACTATGTAATTATAAAAATATGGGAGCGGGATAAATCATCAGACGACTCCGACCTTAGAGAGATATGGAGGAATGAACTTAGACAGCTTCATCGCCTAGCAGGATTTCCTGGGGCATCAGATTATATATCAGAGCCAAAAGAAACATACGAAGATGAAAATGGATTTTATATAGTTATCAGTCCAGGCCAAAAATCCTTTCTAGCAACTCATTTTAATGAAACAAGCAAAACCACTCCAAATGAGCAGGAACGAGTTACCTTCTGGTCAAACATAAAACGAGCTGCTCTTGGAATTAACATACTTCACTCCCAAGGGATGCTTCACAGGAAAGTTGACGACTGGGCAATACTAACTGAAGGACATTTAGACCAAGACGATTTTGAATTAACCGGCTTCGAATGGTCAATGCGACTTAGCTCAAAACTTTCACAAACGAATGAATCTGGAGCCTCTTACTCTTTCATCGATGACTGGAAAGGATTAGGTAACATCGCAGCAAAAGCGCTCAATATAGATATTAAAAAACTTACTAGCCGCAACACCCCCCACTCGGAAGTATCTAGCACTCTAATTACTGAGGAAGTCCTCTTAATTAGAGAATTATTACAAATAAAACCCTCACCAAAAATAAGCCATGAGGATATCGATAAAAGCATCGGCGAAATCGAAGGAAAATTACTAGCTCGCCAGAACAGTGGTAACCAAAGACTTAAATTAGCATTTTCCATTGGCGAAAATGGAAAACTATCAAACCAAATTAACAAAATATCTGGCGGCATAATTGAAATAGAGTCAACCGACGAGCAACTATTGTTTCTAAAAAATGATTTAACCTCACCAAAGCTAATAATCAACGAAAACAACAATATCTTTATAATTGGTGAGCAACTAACATACTTCCTAAAGGATTATACATCCCCGTCAGATAAGTCAAAATCAAATTGGTCTATAGCCTACTGTGAAAAGATAGATTCACAGCGCCCCATAATCAGGGAGAACACCCTCACTATACCTCTAGGTTCAAACAACTTAGACTTTCTAAGCTTAACAAGAGCGCACAAAGAGTATTCAAAACCAAGATCAAGAATTCATACATGGCGAGCACTGATAAAAAAAACGCCATCAAGAAATAAAAAAACTGAAAAAACAAACCACATTCAGGAATTTTGGTTAATTCAAATAATTGAATATTTATTCTCCTTAGTAGACTTTCACCCAATAGAAATATCCGATCAAAAACAGACCGACAATGGTACAAATTTAATTACGATAACCTCTAGGATCGACGACAGACAAGAGTCGATACTAAAGCTTTTAGGCATAAAAGACCTTGCAATTGCAAGACTTGCGAACGAGTTAAATAGTGAGGAAAGGAAAACCAACTCAAACTGGAGAATAACCGATTCGTTCTACTTAGGAAAAAATCGTCAAAGCGATACACAATGGCACTACACAGGAGAGCTTAAAAACAATGTATTTACACTAACTGGAGACTCCGAAATATCTAAAGAAGGAGATTATTATCTGGTCCCCTCAGACCAAAAGGGAACTTACGCGCAATTTCTGCGACGAGCAAAAGCGCTCAAAGCACTTGCAGAGCATAATGAACTGCTGGAAATGCTTATAAATCCCAGAGCAAAAATAAAAAACAGTCACGATGACATCACTGAAGATCCACATTACGAACACTTAGACAAATCGAAACAAGAGACATTAAAAAAATTAATATCAACAATCCCACTTTTTCTAGTACAAGGCCCGCCAGGAGTAGGGAAAACAAAGCTAATCAAAGAACTAGTTAGACGACGTTACACCGAGGAACCAACTGATCGTTATCTTTTAACAGCACAGAGCAACAGCGCTACAGATCATCTCTTCGAACAAGTCACAGAAATTTTTAACAGCACAGAGGCTAAGCCTCTGACAATCCGTTGTGGAAAAAACGATAGCGACGAAGGCACGCCTGACCTGAGAAAGCAATCGGCAAAAATCATCAACAATATAAGATCTAGTAATATATTCAGAACTGCATCATTACACATCCAAGAGAAAATCAACACACTGCACTCGCACTACACCCCAAGCCCTGGAAAGCCTAATATACTATCTAAAAGTACTTCCTCCACAAGAACCTTTGAAGGGCTTTTGTTGAGATCGGCGAACTTCATATTCGCCACAACAAACTCTCCAGAACTCGAGCGTGTAATTGAGGAGCGGGGTCAATTCGATTGGACAATTGTTGAAGAAGCAGGCAAGGCAACAGGTGGCGAGCTAATTTCTCCTCTTTTACTTTCCTACCGGCGCTTAATGATAGGAGACCATAAGCAACTACCGCCATTCAACTCTGACAAAGTCAAAGAAGCACTACTAAGTAGCGACTCACTAAGAGAAGCTCTATTCCTTTCACGTTCAGTGATAAGTTCAGAGCTTTTAGACAACACTGCAAACGACTTATTCAACATACCCGAAACAACTGAAGAGCTAGATATAACACCAGGCGAAAACACGACAGAAGACAACTTCGCGGAAACCTGCAGAAAAAGCATTAGTAAACTTTTTTTATTCGAACAACTGATCGAAGACGAATTGGACTTCCAACAGTTACACCCCAAATCTAAAGTCATCGCATCTCCACTTAACATTCAACATCGAATGCACCCAGACATTGCAAACATCGTATCCAAATGCTTTTATGATGGTGAATTAGAAACCTCCGAAGAAAGAATCGAATATTGCAACAAAAACAACTCTAGTGTAGTACTGAACCCCCTTCCGGTTTTTTTCCAGCCAGCAATTATTTGGATTGATATGCCATGGATTCAAAACACTTTAGGCATGCAAACAGGGGAGGAAATGCCTAGATATACAAACAAAGACGAGATTGATGCAATTGAAATAATAATCAACAACCTTCAAAGAACTCAAGACACTAAATCTTCTTTAGCAATCCTTTCACCTTATCGCCGGCAAGTAAAAAAAATTAAAGAACATCTTGAATCAAAAGTTGAATTAATGTCACATCTTGAAGATACATTTTCAATCCAGGCCGACTCTGCGCCTTGCCACACGGTTGACTCTTTCCAGGGAAATGAAGCTGACACCGTGATAATCTCCCTAGTTCGAAACAATAACGCACCAAACATAAAATCTTCACTTGGCTTTCTGACGGATGCAAGAAGAACAAATGTATTACTAAGTAGAGCGCGAAGTAAATTAATCATCATAGGCAGTCTCGACTTTCTTGAGTCTAATTTCTCTCAAGCAAGAAATGAGGATGACAAAGAAAAAATCGAACCTATAAAGAAACTCGTAAATCTCATACGCGCATCCGACAATAAAACATCCGCAATAATAAATTACAAAACAATTCGAGGCTGGAGCAAATGA
- a CDS encoding Bro-N domain-containing protein yields MPDPFSVTVFSRHNLALHALLFENQPWFCARDIGRLMGIHLSERMVNKLDKDQRRVLWIEYFRQPEKQLMLSESGVYALLVYHYVPGNRLLREWLTHQVVPALRDAEHLGHSDRPMLSLLDWPEMSLSLLHWQDESWIRLRDMPYLLSDQTPRKAMAAKPWWRRLAHAFQSSKHSMG; encoded by the coding sequence ATGCCCGATCCTTTTTCTGTAACAGTGTTCTCTCGCCACAACCTCGCCCTTCATGCCCTTCTATTCGAAAACCAACCATGGTTCTGCGCCCGCGATATCGGCCGTTTGATGGGTATCCATCTGAGCGAACGCATGGTCAACAAACTCGACAAGGATCAGCGTCGAGTTTTGTGGATTGAGTATTTCCGGCAACCCGAAAAGCAACTGATGCTCAGCGAATCCGGTGTGTACGCGCTGTTGGTGTATCACTATGTTCCGGGGAATCGGTTGTTGCGTGAGTGGCTGACTCATCAGGTGGTGCCAGCGTTGCGCGATGCTGAGCATTTAGGTCATTCAGATCGGCCGATGTTGAGTTTGTTGGATTGGCCGGAGATGTCGTTAAGTTTGCTGCATTGGCAGGATGAGAGTTGGATTCGGCTGCGGGACATGCCTTATCTGTTGAGCGATCAGACACCACGAAAAGCGATGGCGGCGAAGCCTTGGTGGCGGAGGCTCGCTCACGCGTTTCAGTCGTCGAAGCATTCGATGGGGTAA